One region of Chrysemys picta bellii isolate R12L10 chromosome 21, ASM1138683v2, whole genome shotgun sequence genomic DNA includes:
- the LOC135976960 gene encoding uncharacterized protein LOC135976960: protein MQSSPAVMAVQSVNRKRAPAWTDREVLDLIAVWGDESVLSELRSKRRNAKIYEKISKDMAERGYSRDATQCRVKIKELRQGYQKTKEANGRSGSHPQTSRFYEALHSILGAAATTTPPVTVDSEDGVVSTAGSSDMLGDVEDEEGDEEGEAVGSAHNADFPDSQDLFITLTEIPYEASPAVTPDTESGEGSATPSVTVSQPSLESHSQRLARIRRRKRRTREDMFSELMACSQAQAAQQTQWRENLTRMHQANMDREERWRQEDQQATQTLLGLLREQTDTLRRLVDVLQERRQEDRAPLQSIYNRPPLPPSPIPTSPKVQRRRGGRVPANSHSTPAESSSSRRLSFPKI, encoded by the exons atgcagagctctccagcagtgatggccgtgcagtctgtgaatagaaagagggccccagcatggactgatcgggaagtcttggatctcatcgctgtgtggggcgatgagtccgtgctttccgagctgcgatccaaaagacggaatgcaaagatctacgagaagatctctaaagacatggcagagagaggatacagccgggatgcaacgcagtgccgcgtgaaaatcaaggagctgagacaaggctaccagaagaccaaagaggcaaacggacgctccggatcccatccccagacatcccgtttctatgaggcactgcattccatcctcggtgcggccgccaccactaccccaccagtgaccgtggactctgaggatggggtagtgtccacggccggttcctcggacatgttaggggacgtggaagatgaggaaggagatgaggagggcgaggcagtcggcagcgctcacaacgctgatttccccgacagccaggatctcttcatcacccttacagagatcccctacgaagcgtccccagccgttaccccggacacagaatctggtgaaggatcagcca ccccatctgtgactgtctcacaacctagcctggaatcacactcccagaggctagcgcggattaggcgtaggaagaggaggacacgggaggacatgttctctgagcttatggcctgttcccaagcccaggcagcacagcagacccagtggcgggagaacttgacccgaatgcaccaagccaacatggatcgggaggagaggtggcggcaggaagaccagcaggcgactcaaacgctgcttggactactgagggagcaaacggacacgctccggcgccttgtggatgttctgcaggaacggaggcaggaggacagagccccgctgcagtccatctataaccgccctcccctgccaccaagtcccatacccacctcaccgaaagtgcaaagaaggagaggcggcagagtccctgctaactctcactccacccctgcagagagctctagtagcagaaggctctcatttcccaaaatttga